A region of Armatimonadota bacterium DNA encodes the following proteins:
- a CDS encoding elongation factor G, translated as MKQFTPEQIRNVAIVGHGGAGKTMLVEHMLYTAGATDRVGTVEAGNTQSDYDPLEVRRKISISASVTPLEYHGHKINLIDVPGFPDFAGELNAVAEVVGSFVFVVEAKADLDVGFDLAWDVAERHNLAKCIFINKLERDNADYEGLIDTLHQRYGRRIVNVQIPIGRQAAFSGILDLVQMKVYKGRDRGEIIEDIPDSLKSEAEERHEKMMEAAAEGDDELSMKFLEGNELTPEEVEHGLMEGTLSGKVVPVLLGSAHTGIGVATLLDRIIGELPSPVYKPLDIQGQHYEEDPNGPLIAYCFKTTADPYVGKLNYIRVFSGTLKADDNVLNSESGETERVHNLFTPHGKNPENVDRVVAGDICVVAKLTNTHTGDTLCNKDKPIKMWKPDFPLPVYRVAIKPVTKADEDKLGPALDRLLEEDPTLRYTRDAELHQELLEGLGDIHIDTAIEKLKVRFGVNVETQEARVPYRETIRGNAKAQGKFKRQTGGKGQYGDCWLELEPLAGGTGFEFANKVVGGSIPKNYIPAVEKGVVEAMSKGLLAGYPVVDIKATVYDGSYHDVDSSEAAFKMAGQIAFRAATEKANPVLMEPILSVEIDVPDDSVGEVVGDLNTRRGHMSGMEPCGAGKTRIRAEVPMATMMRYALDLRSLTKGRGIFRADFARYADVPHHEAEQLIKAHQAEANHAELH; from the coding sequence CCGCGTGGGAACCGTCGAGGCCGGCAACACGCAAAGCGATTACGACCCGTTGGAAGTCAGGCGCAAAATTAGCATCAGCGCCAGCGTCACACCCCTGGAATACCACGGGCACAAAATCAACCTCATCGATGTCCCAGGGTTCCCGGATTTTGCCGGCGAACTCAACGCCGTCGCAGAAGTCGTTGGATCCTTCGTCTTCGTCGTCGAAGCCAAGGCCGACCTCGATGTCGGCTTTGACCTCGCTTGGGACGTGGCCGAACGCCACAACCTCGCCAAGTGCATCTTTATCAACAAGCTGGAGCGGGACAACGCCGACTACGAAGGGCTCATCGACACCCTCCACCAACGCTATGGTCGCCGCATTGTCAACGTTCAAATCCCGATCGGGCGACAAGCGGCCTTTAGTGGAATCCTCGACCTTGTCCAGATGAAGGTCTACAAAGGCCGGGATCGGGGCGAAATTATCGAAGACATCCCCGATTCGCTCAAATCCGAGGCCGAAGAGCGGCACGAAAAAATGATGGAGGCCGCCGCAGAGGGTGACGACGAACTCTCGATGAAATTTTTGGAAGGCAACGAACTCACGCCGGAAGAAGTCGAACATGGCCTGATGGAAGGGACGCTCAGCGGGAAAGTCGTCCCCGTGCTGTTGGGCTCTGCCCACACCGGCATCGGCGTTGCCACGCTGCTCGACCGGATCATCGGCGAGCTCCCATCGCCCGTCTACAAGCCGCTCGACATCCAAGGGCAACATTACGAAGAAGATCCGAACGGCCCGTTGATCGCCTATTGCTTCAAAACTACCGCCGACCCCTACGTCGGAAAGCTCAACTACATCCGGGTCTTCAGCGGGACGCTCAAAGCCGATGACAACGTCTTGAACTCTGAATCGGGTGAAACGGAACGCGTCCACAACTTGTTCACCCCCCACGGCAAAAACCCGGAGAATGTGGATCGGGTGGTGGCGGGGGACATCTGCGTGGTTGCAAAGCTTACGAACACCCACACCGGCGACACTCTGTGTAACAAAGACAAGCCGATCAAAATGTGGAAGCCCGATTTCCCGTTGCCGGTATACCGAGTGGCCATCAAACCGGTCACCAAAGCCGACGAGGATAAGCTCGGTCCCGCCCTGGATCGGCTGCTGGAAGAAGACCCCACCTTGCGATACACCCGCGACGCCGAACTCCACCAAGAACTCCTCGAAGGGCTCGGCGACATCCACATTGACACCGCGATTGAAAAGCTCAAAGTCCGGTTCGGTGTCAATGTCGAAACGCAAGAAGCGCGTGTGCCCTACCGGGAAACCATCCGCGGGAATGCCAAAGCGCAAGGGAAGTTCAAGCGGCAAACCGGTGGCAAGGGCCAATACGGCGATTGCTGGCTGGAACTGGAACCCCTTGCCGGGGGCACAGGATTCGAATTTGCCAACAAAGTCGTCGGTGGTTCAATCCCCAAAAACTACATCCCGGCCGTGGAAAAGGGAGTCGTCGAAGCGATGTCGAAAGGACTGCTGGCCGGGTACCCGGTGGTGGACATCAAGGCCACCGTGTATGACGGCAGTTACCACGACGTCGATTCGAGCGAAGCCGCCTTTAAGATGGCGGGCCAAATCGCCTTCCGTGCCGCGACCGAAAAAGCCAACCCCGTTCTAATGGAACCGATCCTCAGCGTCGAGATCGATGTTCCGGATGATTCGGTCGGCGAGGTCGTCGGCGATCTCAACACCCGGCGCGGGCACATGTCCGGAATGGAACCATGTGGCGCCGGCAAAACCCGCATCCGGGCCGAGGTGCCGATGGCCACGATGATGCGCTACGCGCTGGATCTCCGATCCCTCACTAAAGGGAGGGGGATTTTCCGCGCCGACTTCGCGCGGTACGCCGATGTGCCCCACCACGAA